The following coding sequences lie in one Candoia aspera isolate rCanAsp1 chromosome 11, rCanAsp1.hap2, whole genome shotgun sequence genomic window:
- the LOC134503954 gene encoding F-box/LRR-repeat protein 8-like: MSNLAEDFWNHVPQEILANVFSFLPIRDRYTVLHVCKKWAAIISSSAVWSFTELSCDFVNEDEAFILEKLQLYLGHIRHLKIILYQSLELNRRLVTRVLDALAWKSSKLEALCIVCQGKSPYFYSGQDVLQSVRGLCHSAEKTDLQYVDFRQMPFTLDNGTVLLLASSSPNLHTLLINNRAPGLIILKPETIVEVLRVCPKISVLGTYYASLSKDLFQELVKPSRGPFKGLDIFFDGLEKLIPEELWAMLSQRHPQFRVKLEFAPTIPTVKILRVLRMSIPIASLQFNSFHHIADQMKLVTSCHSQTLERLILHVAPSDALNSSLMELARTCIHLKEVHCYCVVSQAVIDTFLLYCPGLRSYTLSINIFSTIPPVMSP, encoded by the exons ATGTCTAACCTGGCTGAAGACTTTTGGAACCATGTCCCACAGGAAATTCTGGCCAATGTATTTTCCTTCCTGCCTATTAGAGATAGATACACTGTTTTACATGTGTGCAAGAAATGGGCTGCCATCATTTCTTCTTCTGCAGTCTGGAGTTTTACCGAACTCAG CTGTGACTTTGTGAACGAAGATGAAGCCTTCATTTTAGAGAAGTTACAGCTGTACCTGGGCCATATCAGACACCTGAAGATTATACTGTACCAGTCCTTGGAGTTAAACCGAAGACTTGTCACCAGAGTCTTAGATGCGCTGGCCTGGAAGAGTTCGAAGCTGGAGGCACTGTGCATTGTATGCCAAGGGAAGAGTCCTTACTTCTATTCTGGCCAAGATGTCCTGCAAAGTGTCCGGGGGCTTTGCCACAGTGCAGAAAAGACTGATCTGCAGTATGTTGACTTCCGGCAAATGCCTTTCACCCTGGACAACGGGACGGTGCTCCTCCTTGCTTCCAGCAGCCCTAACCTGCATACCTTGTTGATCAACAACCGAGCTCCTGGGTTGATCATCCTGAAACCTGAGACAATTGTTGAGGTTCTGCGGGTTTGTCCCAAGATTTCTGTTTTAGGGACTTATTATGCCAGCCTCTCTAAGGATCTCTTCCAAGAGTTGGTGAAGCCGAGCCGGGGGCCGTTCAAGGGCTTGGACATTTTCTTCGACGGCTTGGAGAAGCTCATTCCTGAAGAACTTTGGGCCATGCTGAGCCAGAGACACCCACAGTTCCGTGTGAAGTTGGAATTTGCCCCAACAATCCCCACCGTCAAAATTCTCCGTGTCCTCAGGATGTCAATCCCCATTGCCTCTCTGCAGTTCAATTCCTTTCATCACATAGCTGATCAGATGAAGCTGGTCACCAGCTGCCACAGCCAGACCCTGGAGAGGCTTATCCTTCATGTGGCCCCTTCAGATGCTCTCAACTCCTCACTGATGGAGTTGGCGAGAACGTGTATACACTTAAAGGAGGTCCACTGCTACTGTGTGGTTAGCCAAGCTGTGATTGACACATTCCTCTTGTACTGCCCTGGTTTGAGAAGTTACACCCTGtccatcaacatcttctccactATTCCACCAGTAATGTCCCCCTGA
- the LOC134503895 gene encoding F-box/LRR-repeat protein 8-like has product MLEDVGDAWNYLPEEILSHIFYYLSLRDRHVVFRVCKKWAAAVSASSVWSFTEVRCVAEDEEATLQSLHQFLHHIKHLKVVFDQSEEVIRKNVSQILDLLAKQNHKLQALCIECKGENPYFYSGQDILQSIQGICRSENKINLQHIDFRKMPFTLDDRIVQLVASSSPNLHTLFLNNRTLVCNVTPETITELLKACPKLSTLGVYYASLSEDVFKELVKLKGRTFKCLDIFCERLDKYIPVIPEELWALVREKCPQLHVQLEFDHTVPAWKIPRILKPNIPVTELQLNTYTYIVNQIRFVTSNYGSTLERLVLRTTPSDELNDSLIELAQKCALLKEVHCFCVVSQAVVEAFLSRCTNLKSYTLKITKEPSPWRPTTIL; this is encoded by the exons ATGCTGGAGGATGTTGGAGATGCTTGGAACTACCTCCCTGAGGAAATTCTCTCGCACATCTTTTACTACTTGTCTCTGCGAGACAGACACGTGGTTTTCAGGGTCTGCAAGAAGTGGGCTGCGGCGGTGTCTGCCAGCTCTGTCTGGAGCTTCACGGAAGTCAG GTGTGTTGCAGAGGACGAGGAAGCCACACTGCAGAGTTTGCACCAGTTCCTGCACCACATTAAACACCTCAAGGTGGTGTTTGATCAGTCCGAGGAGGTGATCCGGAAGAACGTCTCCCAGATCCTGGACCTACTGGCCAAACAGAATCACAAGCTGCAGGCCCTGTGCATTGAATGCAAGGGGGAAAACCCCTATTTCTATTCTGGCCAGGACATCCTGCAGAGCATCCAGGGCATCTGCCGGAGCGAGAATAAAATCAACCTTCAGCACATAGATTTCCGGAAAATGCCTTTCACCCTGGACGATAGGATCGTTCAGCTTGTGGCCTCCAGCAGTCCGAATCTGCACACCTTGTTCCTTAACAACCGCACCTTAGTGTGCAATGTCACCCCTGAGACCATCACTGAGCTTCTGAAGGCTTGCCCCAAATTGTCTACTCTGGGGGTCTATTATGCCAGCCTCTCAGAGGATGTGTTTAAGGAGCTGGTGAAGCTCAAGGGGAGAACTTTCAAGTGCCTGGATATTTTCTGTGAGCGTCTGGACAAGTACATCCCTGTCATCCCTGAAGAGCTTTGGGCTCTGGTGCGAGAGAAATGTCCCCAGCTTCACGTGCAACTTGAATTCGACCACACTGTCCCAGCATGGAAGATACCTCGCATCTTGAAGCCAAACATCCCGGTGACAGAGCTGCAGCTTAATACTTACACATACATTGTGAATCAAATCCGTTTTGTCACCAGCAACTACGGCAGCACTTTGGAGAGGCTGGTCCTTCGCACCACCCCATCTGATGAACTCAACGACTCACTCATTGAGTTGGCCCAAAAATGTGCGCTCCTGAAAGAGGTCCACTGTTTCTGTGTGGTTAGCCAGGCGGTGGTAGAGGCTTTCCTTTCAAGGTGCACCAATTTGAAAAGTTACACGCTAAAGATCACCAAAGAGCCCAGCCCTTGGCGACCAACCACCATCCTGTGA